AGTCTATGCACCTTGGTCTGGTGTCAGAGATATTAACAAAAGTACCAGGCGGGCATGGGAGAAGCTTGAAGCCACTTTCATCATAATATTTGGCGAATCCAGCCTGAAGAAACACCTCGCGCAGCTGTTTTCTCACTTGAATATGCTCATCTGAGATATCTATAAATTCTGAGTCACCTTTCTCTACACCCCTGAAATTCAAAAAAGATGAGCAGCTCTTCTAACGTAATATAATAATTGAAACAGGACACGTTAGACACAAGATGGTTTCACAGTCAAGCAGTACTGTCATGCCCTCTTTATTACTGTAATTTATGAACAAAAAGGTCGCAATCTCAGTGCAAAGCCCTTAACTATAAAGTTACTCCTAATATACAAGAATAGAAAGAATAGAATCTGAAACACGTTTCCCAGTTATTCGGCCGTTTAGGTGGTAAAGGACTAAAGGTACCCGTCAGCCTTAGCGAGCTGTCTCCTCCTTCTGTTACTAGCTACAAGCTATTCCCGAAGTACTTGATTTAAATAATTAACTAAGGCGGCAGACATTTGCGCCAGTAATGCCAAATAGAGCGAATGTGAGACAATGGTTAACATATATAtcatacaaggtgttacaaatgaacccactgggaactcggaaagaATCCgtgccccagatgggattcgaactcacgaccctccgtgatctagtacggatgctctagccactgtatttcaatgatgctctcagtGTGACTGCGCGaggcagttatgagctatgccgtcagtcgatatttgactctgtggctgcgtgatgcagctcgagtcaattacccacatttcacccttgctcaccatagagtctccagtagttcagtggttagagcatccgtactagaacacggagggtcgtgggttcgaatcccatctggggcacGGATtctttccgagttcccagtgggttcatttgtaacaccttgtatgaTATATATGTAAAGCCAAATGATTAAGGAAGACTCGTAGTTCAACTCCGTTAGctaatgaaaaggaaaacttgGTTCCCATAATAACCAAGGATAAGTATAAGCACCTTATCGTGGTGGGGTGGTTTGTGTGTCTCAATGACCCCTAGAGCTATGCCGGCTGGAGTCTTGTACTCCTGGTAGGGTCACCCATGCCGAACAGGTCGAAGGGTAGAGTCCAGACGAAGTGTGATCCCCTGGTCCTCCAGGTTGGGGGTTGAGCTACAGGCCAATCACCTGTTCTCGGAAAAATACAACGGATTACAGAAACCGCAACTCATCAGATTCGAATCAATGATGGCGAAGCCGTGGCTGCTGACGGACAACCAGCCGGAAGCACCAGGACGTCACTGGGTAAAAGCCTACGGGAAGCTCAGCGACCGACGAGGTCAATGGCGACGCCAAAGTCAGTTACCCGGATTGGGTGCTGGAATGTACGCACGATGTATATAGCAGGTAAAGCCACACAGGTGGCGAGGGAGATGGATAGATACCAACTAGACGTGCTGGGGATCAGCGAGACAATTTTGAAAGGGGCTGGACGGGTCACTCTCGCTAACGGCAGCACCTTGTTGTACGCTGGAGAGGAGGAAGGACATCAAAAAGGTGTGGCATTGATGATATCACAGGAGGCGCAGAGAAGCTTAATGGAATGGATGCATGTAAGCAGCAGAGTGATCAGCGCAAGGTTCTATTCACGATTCAAGAAGATAACCATCATCCAAGCGTATGCGCCAACAAACGATGCCACACCAGAAGAGAAAGATGACTTTTATCACCAATTACAGACAACAACGGACAGGTGCAACAAAAATGACATTGTGATCGTCATGGGTGATATGAATGCAAAGGTGGGAGACGATAACAGCGAGATGTATGAGGGTATAGGGAGACACGGGTTAGGGAGCAGGAACGACAATGGAGAGAGGCTGTGCGAGTACTGCTCCATTAACGGCCTTGTCATCACCGGAACATGCTTGCCCCATAAGGACATACACAAGGCCACGTGGATCTCCCCTGACGGGCAAACAAGGAACCAGATAGACCACATCATGATAAGGAGAAGATGGAGGACGTCAGTTACTGACACTAGAGTACAGCGAGGAGCAGATGCAGCTAGTGACCACTACCTCGTAGTAACGAAACTACAGATGAAGCTCCACAAAGACCCAAATAGGAAGAAGATCAAAGCCAGGTTTGACACACAAAAGCTGGATAGTGCGATGTTTAAAGAGAGGTTCAACATCGAGTTAAGCAACAGGTTCGAAGCACTAGAGGTGGAAGAGGACGTGAATGACGACTGCAGCCAGATAGAGAAAGTGTACACAGAGACTGCAGACAAGGTGATGGGAAGGGTGAAGAAAAGGAGCAAGCAATGGTTGAGGGATGACACATGGAGGTCAATAGAGGAAAGGAGGCAGATAGGAAATAAAATTGACAGTACCAGATCAGAGCGTGTCAAAGGAAGGCTGCGCATAGAGTACAGGCTGAAGGACAGAGAAGTGAAGCGCAGGGCAAGAGAGGATAAGAGACACTGGACAGAAGAGATCGCTAAGGAAGCTGAGAGATCTGCTGAGAAAGGACGCACAATAGAGCTGTACCAGGCGGCAAGAAGACAAGCCGCTGCCGTAAAGGATATGCATGGAGAAGTAATCAAGGACAAGGAGGTGAGACTTGAGAGATGGGCGGAGCACTTTGAAGAAGTGCTTGTGAGGAAGGCGCCTTCGAACCCTGTAACAGATGAGGAGACAGCGGCAGAGGAGATGAGGGAGATGGACACAGCAGAGATCAGGGAAGATGAAGTCAGACAAGCCCTAAGGAAGACGAAAAGTGGAAAGGCACCTGGAATGGACGAAATACCCGCAGAGTTGCTGAAAGCAAGCGGCGACATAGCAGTACAAGAACTGACAAGACTATACAGGAAGATATGGAAGGAAGAGAGAATACCAGATAACTGGAAGAAAGGCATCATCGTCAAACTACCAAAGAAAGGGGACTTGAACGAATGTAAAAACTGGAGAGGAGTGACACTGCTGCCAGTAATGAGCAAAATCATGGGCCGAATCATAATCGATCAGATCCAACGGGGAGTGGATGAGGCCCTCAGAAAAGAACAGGCGGGGTTCCGTAGGAATAGGATCACAGTGGAGCAGATCTTCATTCTCCGCAACATCATGGAGCAGGTGAATGAGTGGAGAACGACGCTGTACACACACTTCATTGACTTCGAGAAGGCCTTTGATTCGATCCATAGAGAAAGCTTGTGGAAGATCATGAAGTCGTACGGCATACCTGAAAAGCTGGTGAAGATGGTTAAAATCATGTATGAGGAATTTGAGTGTACGGTAATGGATGACGGGGAACAGACGAGGTGGATCAAGATCACGACGGGAGTCAAGCAAGGGTGTGTTATGTCAGGATTTCTCTTCCTCATAGCAATAGATTGGGTGATGATAAAGACGACACACGGGCATAAGTATGGAATACGATGGAACTTCACCAGCGTATTAGAAGACCTTGACTTCGCAGACGATATTGCTCTGATCTCGTCAAAGTACGAGCATATACAGAGCAAGACGGATCGATTGGTGGAGAACGCTGGGCGTGTAGGACTGAAGCTCAATGCGGCAAAATGCAAGATGATGAGATCGAATGCAAAACGGCAGGACAGGGTCAAGATTGGAGAAGATGAAGTCGAAGAAGTGGAAGAATTCGTATACCTCGGAGCAACGGTCAGGAAAGATGGTGGTGGAACTGAAGATATTAGGAACCGACTAAATAAAGCAAGAAGGGCGTTCTATAACCTAACCAAGATATGGAGGTTACGGAGCATAGGACGCCAAACGAAGATCAAGCTGTTCAAGACGCTAGTACGCCCAGTACTACTCTACGGATGCGAGGCATGGAAAATGACAAAGGTGGAGGAAAAGAAGATGGACGCATTCCAGTTTGTGTGCCTCAGACGAATCCTCGGAATTCGGTGGCCACAGAGAGTGAGCAACGAGAGGATAGGGGATATTACAGGAATAAATAAGACCAGTGATGAGATCCGCAGGAGGCGCTGGAACTGGATCGGGCACGTCTTGAGAAAAGATGCAACCGACAACTGCAGGGTAGCGTTAGGGTGGCAACTAGAAGGGAAACGGGCAGTAGGTCGACCAAAGACCACGTGGAGACGAACAGTGGAAAATGAGC
This genomic interval from Montipora capricornis isolate CH-2021 unplaced genomic scaffold, ASM3666992v2 scaffold_496, whole genome shotgun sequence contains the following:
- the LOC138036682 gene encoding craniofacial development protein 2-like, with the translated sequence MATPKSVTRIGCWNVRTMYIAGKATQVAREMDRYQLDVLGISETILKGAGRVTLANGSTLLYAGEEEGHQKGVALMISQEAQRSLMEWMHVSSRVISARFYSRFKKITIIQAYAPTNDATPEEKDDFYHQLQTTTDRCNKNDIVIVMGDMNAKVGDDNRINKTSDEIRRRRWNWIGHVLRKDATDNCRVALGWQLEGKRAVGRPKTTWRRTVENERKSEGWNSWREVKVIAEDRVGCKTRVAALCASWRGEI